A single Microbacterium protaetiae DNA region contains:
- a CDS encoding M23 family metallopeptidase codes for MIDERSTDLEECDCAPSERERRTLWPNNPGMVTRRSALALGVLGVAALGVAAAPRIPAAYAADYPSWDDVQKAKSNESAKKAEISRIETLIQNLKVASAQAQAAAEKAGDEYYEAQQAYLDAARRADDLQNQADKQAATAKDAADKAGRVAAQLYRKGGDSASLELFLSGSAANADDLLARLGTMDKLLDANQAVYAEAVSARDSAQSLSDQAKEQREERDKLQKIAEQKMVAAQQAADAAEAAVAAQDSHLDDLEAQLSALHDTTAKTVVKYQEGVEARRKAEEARKRREAEERRKAAAAAAAAAKKNQSSSSGGGSSASAGGSSSGWCRPNGGWQSSGYGPRTVQCGNGYCASGFHEGVDLADSCSSNIYAAHSGTVVYAGYNGGYGYYVKIDHGGGIATGYGHIRQGGIFVRYGQHVSMGQVIASEGNTGNSFGCHLHFEVYVNGGTTNPIPFMAKRGISV; via the coding sequence TCGACAGACCTCGAGGAATGCGACTGCGCACCCTCGGAGCGCGAACGCCGCACCCTGTGGCCGAACAATCCCGGCATGGTCACGCGGCGCAGCGCCCTGGCATTGGGTGTTCTCGGTGTCGCAGCGCTCGGTGTCGCCGCCGCTCCGCGCATTCCGGCCGCGTATGCCGCCGACTACCCCTCGTGGGACGACGTGCAGAAGGCGAAGAGCAACGAGTCGGCGAAGAAGGCTGAGATCAGCCGGATCGAAACGCTGATCCAGAACCTGAAGGTCGCGTCCGCGCAGGCGCAGGCCGCCGCCGAAAAGGCCGGCGACGAGTATTACGAGGCCCAGCAGGCCTATCTTGACGCAGCACGCCGCGCCGACGATTTGCAGAATCAAGCCGACAAGCAGGCGGCGACGGCGAAGGATGCCGCAGACAAGGCCGGCCGCGTCGCCGCGCAGTTGTATCGCAAGGGCGGCGACAGCGCGTCGCTCGAGCTCTTCCTCTCTGGATCGGCGGCCAACGCCGACGATCTGCTGGCCCGCCTGGGCACGATGGACAAGCTGCTCGATGCGAACCAAGCCGTCTACGCCGAGGCGGTCTCGGCCCGCGACTCGGCGCAGAGCCTCAGCGACCAGGCGAAAGAGCAGCGCGAAGAGCGTGACAAGCTGCAGAAGATCGCCGAGCAGAAGATGGTCGCGGCTCAGCAAGCAGCCGACGCCGCCGAAGCCGCCGTCGCGGCGCAGGACTCGCACCTCGACGACCTCGAGGCGCAGCTCTCGGCCCTGCATGACACGACGGCGAAGACCGTCGTCAAGTACCAGGAGGGCGTCGAAGCGCGCCGCAAGGCCGAAGAGGCGCGCAAGCGACGTGAAGCCGAAGAGCGGCGCAAGGCGGCCGCCGCCGCGGCGGCCGCGGCCAAGAAGAACCAGAGCAGTTCAAGCGGTGGCGGGTCAAGTGCGAGTGCGGGCGGTAGTTCGTCGGGCTGGTGCCGGCCCAACGGCGGCTGGCAGAGCTCGGGTTATGGTCCGCGCACGGTGCAGTGCGGCAACGGATACTGCGCGAGTGGCTTCCATGAGGGCGTCGACCTCGCCGACAGTTGCAGCAGCAACATCTACGCCGCGCACTCGGGCACCGTTGTCTATGCCGGATACAACGGCGGGTACGGCTACTACGTGAAGATCGACCACGGCGGCGGCATCGCCACCGGCTACGGCCACATTCGCCAGGGTGGCATCTTCGTCCGTTACGGCCAGCATGTGAGCATGGGTCAGGTCATCGCCAGCGAAGGCAACACCGGCAACTCGTTCGGCTGCCACTTGCACTTCGAGGTGTACGTGAACGGTGGCACCACGAACCCCATCCCGTTCATGGCCAAGCGCGGAATCTCGGTCTGA
- a CDS encoding inorganic diphosphatase encodes MGAYDAVIEIPRGSRVKYEVDHETGNVHLDRILFTSFGYPADYGFFDHTLGEDGDPLDVLLLLDQTLFPGVHVSVRPVGVLHMTDEAGGDDKVVAVIAKDPRWAHIQDVGDIPEHTKKEISHFFEHYKDLEEGKWVKVDVWGDAAEAERLVAEAAARFEH; translated from the coding sequence ATGGGCGCGTACGACGCCGTCATCGAGATCCCGCGCGGCAGCCGCGTGAAGTACGAGGTCGACCACGAGACCGGAAACGTCCATCTCGACCGCATCCTGTTCACCTCGTTCGGCTATCCGGCCGACTACGGCTTCTTCGACCACACCTTGGGTGAGGACGGCGACCCGCTCGACGTGCTCCTTCTGCTCGACCAGACGCTGTTCCCGGGTGTGCATGTGAGTGTTCGACCGGTCGGCGTGCTACACATGACCGATGAGGCCGGCGGCGACGACAAGGTTGTCGCGGTGATCGCGAAGGACCCGCGCTGGGCGCACATCCAGGATGTCGGCGACATTCCCGAGCACACGAAGAAGGAGATCTCGCACTTCTTCGAGCACTACAAGGATCTCGAAGAGGGCAAGTGGGTCAAGGTCGATGTGTGGGGCGACGCCGCCGAGGCCGAGCGCCTGGTCGCCGAGGCCGCCGCGCGCTTCGAGCACTGA
- the tilS gene encoding tRNA lysidine(34) synthetase TilS, with protein sequence MEHRPSLDPAVAQTRLAVRTALADVRPGAVVVALSGGADSLALAAATAFEAPKLGMTLISATVDHGLQSGSAEVAEAAARQAEGLGMDARIERVDVGSAGGPEAAARTARYAALARVAREVDAAAVLVAHTLDDQAETVLLGLARGSGAASLQGMAAASLLEGMPLLRPFLALGRATTRAACAAQGLEPWDDPQNADPSYARVRVRERVLPVLEAELGPGIAEALARTAEQAREDAAAFADMVDETIEDIVEHAEAGISVSVPALAANPAALRHRIIRHVVASEFGQSLSRAQTLEVARLVTDWAGQGPIDLPGCAARRVGARIVFTAAGE encoded by the coding sequence GTGGAGCATCGCCCGAGCCTCGACCCCGCCGTCGCCCAGACCCGGCTCGCCGTGCGCACGGCGCTGGCTGATGTGCGTCCCGGCGCGGTCGTGGTCGCGCTCTCCGGAGGCGCCGACTCGCTCGCGCTCGCCGCGGCCACGGCGTTCGAGGCGCCCAAGCTCGGGATGACGCTGATCAGCGCGACTGTCGATCACGGTCTGCAGTCCGGCTCGGCCGAGGTCGCCGAAGCCGCCGCCCGTCAGGCGGAGGGCCTCGGCATGGACGCGCGCATCGAGCGCGTCGATGTCGGTTCGGCGGGCGGCCCCGAGGCCGCGGCGCGGACGGCGCGCTACGCCGCGCTGGCTCGCGTCGCGCGCGAGGTCGACGCCGCCGCGGTGCTCGTCGCGCACACGCTCGACGACCAGGCAGAGACGGTCCTGCTGGGTCTGGCCCGCGGATCGGGCGCCGCAAGCCTGCAGGGGATGGCTGCGGCATCCCTTCTTGAGGGGATGCCGCTGCTGCGGCCCTTCCTCGCTCTGGGGCGTGCCACGACCCGCGCCGCGTGCGCCGCGCAGGGGCTCGAGCCGTGGGACGATCCCCAGAACGCCGACCCTTCTTATGCGCGCGTGCGCGTGCGCGAGCGGGTGCTGCCGGTGCTCGAAGCCGAACTCGGGCCGGGCATCGCCGAAGCGCTGGCGCGCACCGCCGAGCAGGCGCGGGAGGATGCCGCGGCCTTCGCCGACATGGTCGACGAGACGATCGAAGACATTGTGGAGCACGCCGAGGCGGGCATCTCGGTTTCGGTGCCGGCGCTGGCGGCCAATCCCGCCGCGCTGCGGCATCGGATCATCCGCCATGTGGTGGCCAGCGAATTCGGGCAGAGCCTGAGCCGCGCGCAGACGCTCGAGGTCGCTCGGCTGGTCACCGATTGGGCAGGGCAGGGACCGATCGACCTGCCCGGATGCGCGGCACGACGCGTCGGCGCGCGGATTGTATTCACCGCCGCGGGGGAGTGA
- the hpt gene encoding hypoxanthine phosphoribosyltransferase — translation MRATDISDQITTILVTEEQIQEKLREIAAQVASDYEGKDLLLVGVLKGAVMVMADFARALPYNVPMDWMAVSSYGSGTKSSGVVQIRKDLDTDIHDRHVLIVEDIIDSGLTLSWLLENFASRGAASVEVFALLRKPDAAKVQVDSKYIGFDIPNEFVIGYGLDYDERYRNVRDVAVLAPHVYS, via the coding sequence ATGCGGGCGACGGACATCTCCGATCAGATCACGACCATCCTCGTCACCGAGGAGCAGATTCAGGAGAAGCTCCGCGAGATCGCTGCGCAAGTGGCATCCGACTACGAGGGCAAAGATCTGCTGCTGGTCGGCGTGCTGAAAGGCGCCGTGATGGTGATGGCCGATTTCGCCCGGGCGCTGCCCTACAACGTGCCGATGGACTGGATGGCCGTCTCTTCGTACGGCAGCGGCACCAAGTCGAGCGGCGTCGTGCAGATTCGCAAAGACCTCGATACCGACATCCACGATCGGCATGTGCTCATCGTCGAGGACATCATCGACTCGGGCCTGACGCTGAGCTGGCTGCTGGAGAACTTCGCCTCGCGCGGCGCCGCCTCGGTCGAGGTTTTCGCCCTGCTGCGCAAGCCCGACGCCGCCAAGGTGCAGGTGGACAGCAAGTACATCGGGTTCGACATCCCGAATGAGTTCGTGATCGGGTATGGCCTCGACTACGACGAGCGGTACCGCAACGTGCGGGATGTCGCGGTGCTGGCGCCGCACGTGTACAGCTGA
- the ftsH gene encoding ATP-dependent zinc metalloprotease FtsH has protein sequence MDFKKITRNPLLYVLLIGVLLIVGFSLISSLSGAKQITTQQGLTLLKGGTVTKIVNTDGDQRVDMQLSTAYEGATDVQFYYVEARADQVVQAIDAASPKDGFNDAVPKASWFDGFLTLLVPILLMGVLFWILLASANGGGGKVMQFGKSRAKLVSKESPTVTFGDVAGADEAIEELQEIKDFLKDPAKFQAVGARIPKGVLLYGPPGTGKTLLARAVAGEAGVPFYSISGSDFVEMFVGVGASRVRDLFNQAKENAPSIIFIDEIDAVGRHRGAGMGGGHDEREQTLNQMLVEMDGFDPKVNVIVIAATNRPDILDPALLRPGRFDRQIGVDAPDMAGRLKILQVHGRGKPLADGVDLEVVARKTPGFTGADLANVLNEAALLTARSNAQLIDNRALDEAIDRVIAGPQRRTRVMKDKEKLITAYHEGGHALTAAALNHSDPVTKITILPRGKALGYTMVMPLEDKYSITRNELQDQLAWAMGGRVAEEIVFHDPTSGAANDIEKATDIARKMVTEYGMTSAIGPVKLGQSSGEVFMGRDMGHGRDFSDSIAETVDEQVRVLLEQAHNEAYEVLNANREVLDKLALALLEKETLDHTEIAEIFSDVTKLPERPQWLSSDDRPVSALPPIEVPRRSEVGVAAAVEPESTEKSHRRRPSLPPRPATA, from the coding sequence ATGGACTTCAAGAAGATCACCCGCAACCCGCTGCTGTATGTCCTGCTGATCGGGGTTCTGCTGATCGTGGGGTTCTCGCTCATCTCCAGTCTGAGCGGAGCCAAGCAGATCACGACACAGCAGGGGTTGACCCTGCTCAAGGGCGGCACCGTCACGAAGATCGTCAACACCGACGGCGATCAGCGCGTCGACATGCAGCTGTCGACGGCATACGAGGGCGCCACCGACGTGCAGTTCTACTACGTCGAGGCCCGTGCCGACCAGGTCGTGCAGGCGATCGATGCGGCATCGCCCAAGGACGGCTTCAACGACGCCGTGCCGAAGGCGAGCTGGTTCGACGGCTTCCTGACGCTCCTGGTGCCGATCCTGCTGATGGGTGTGCTGTTCTGGATTCTGCTGGCCTCGGCCAACGGCGGCGGCGGCAAAGTCATGCAGTTCGGCAAATCGCGGGCCAAACTCGTCTCGAAAGAGTCGCCGACGGTCACCTTCGGCGATGTGGCCGGTGCCGACGAGGCCATCGAAGAGCTGCAGGAGATCAAAGACTTCCTGAAGGACCCGGCCAAGTTCCAGGCCGTGGGCGCCCGCATCCCCAAGGGCGTGCTGCTGTACGGCCCTCCCGGAACGGGCAAGACGCTGCTGGCCCGGGCGGTCGCCGGCGAAGCGGGCGTGCCTTTCTACTCCATCTCGGGTTCGGACTTCGTGGAGATGTTCGTGGGCGTGGGCGCCAGCCGCGTGCGCGACCTTTTCAACCAGGCCAAGGAGAACGCGCCGTCGATCATCTTCATCGACGAGATCGACGCCGTCGGCCGACACCGCGGCGCCGGCATGGGTGGCGGGCACGATGAGCGCGAGCAGACGCTGAACCAGATGCTCGTCGAAATGGACGGCTTCGACCCCAAGGTGAACGTCATCGTCATCGCGGCCACCAACCGTCCCGACATCCTCGACCCGGCGCTGCTGCGCCCGGGCCGCTTCGACCGGCAGATCGGCGTGGACGCCCCCGACATGGCCGGGCGCCTGAAGATTCTGCAGGTGCACGGCCGCGGCAAGCCGCTGGCCGACGGCGTCGACCTCGAGGTCGTCGCCCGCAAGACCCCGGGCTTCACCGGTGCCGACCTGGCCAACGTGCTCAACGAGGCGGCGCTGCTGACGGCGCGTTCGAACGCGCAGCTGATCGACAACCGCGCGCTCGACGAGGCCATCGACCGCGTCATCGCCGGTCCGCAGCGACGCACCCGCGTCATGAAGGACAAGGAGAAGCTCATCACCGCCTACCACGAGGGCGGCCACGCCCTCACCGCCGCGGCGCTGAACCACTCCGACCCGGTCACGAAGATCACGATCCTGCCCCGTGGCAAGGCCCTGGGCTACACCATGGTGATGCCGCTGGAAGACAAGTACTCCATCACCCGCAACGAGCTGCAGGACCAGCTCGCGTGGGCCATGGGTGGCCGCGTCGCCGAAGAGATCGTGTTCCACGACCCGACCAGCGGGGCTGCCAACGACATCGAGAAGGCCACCGACATCGCCCGCAAGATGGTCACCGAGTACGGCATGACCTCGGCCATCGGCCCGGTCAAGCTGGGTCAGTCGTCGGGTGAGGTGTTCATGGGTCGTGACATGGGTCACGGGCGCGACTTCTCCGACTCGATCGCCGAGACCGTCGACGAGCAGGTGCGGGTGCTTCTCGAACAGGCGCACAACGAGGCCTACGAGGTGCTCAACGCGAACCGAGAGGTGCTCGACAAGCTGGCCCTCGCGCTGCTTGAGAAAGAGACCCTCGACCACACCGAGATCGCCGAGATCTTCAGCGACGTGACGAAGCTGCCCGAGCGCCCGCAGTGGCTCTCCAGCGACGATCGTCCGGTGTCGGCACTGCCGCCCATCGAGGTTCCGCGGCGCAGCGAGGTCGGAGTGGCCGCCGCGGTGGAGCCCGAGTCCACCGAGAAATCGCACCGCCGCCGCCCGAGCCTGCCTCCGCGTCCCGCGACGGCGTAA
- the folE gene encoding GTP cyclohydrolase I: MAVDRDRVGVLVRELLVAIGEDPDRPGLRQTPQRVADAYADFFDGVGRDAAAPLSRTISVSQGPAPDTVPSGAVMLRDIRFRSMCEHHLLPFAGRAHIAYLPGEQVVGLGALPKVVDILAARPQVQERLGEQIADTIAGALDCRGVVVVLEAVHQCVTMRGGKQLDASTVTIAARGEFADPVARAEIMALIGRDGV; encoded by the coding sequence ATGGCCGTAGACCGTGACCGCGTCGGCGTGCTCGTGCGCGAGCTTCTCGTCGCGATCGGCGAAGACCCCGACCGGCCCGGCCTGCGGCAGACTCCGCAGCGCGTCGCCGACGCGTACGCCGACTTCTTCGACGGCGTGGGGAGGGATGCCGCAGCTCCGCTGTCGCGCACGATCTCGGTGTCGCAGGGACCAGCGCCCGACACCGTGCCCTCCGGCGCGGTGATGCTGCGCGACATCCGCTTCCGGTCGATGTGCGAGCATCACCTGCTGCCATTCGCCGGGCGGGCGCACATCGCGTACCTGCCCGGCGAGCAGGTCGTCGGTCTGGGTGCGCTGCCCAAGGTCGTCGACATCCTCGCCGCGCGCCCGCAGGTGCAGGAGCGCCTCGGCGAGCAGATCGCCGACACTATCGCCGGCGCGCTCGACTGCCGCGGTGTGGTCGTGGTGCTCGAAGCGGTGCACCAATGCGTGACGATGCGTGGGGGCAAGCAGCTGGATGCCTCGACCGTGACGATCGCCGCGCGCGGGGAGTTCGCCGACCCGGTCGCGCGCGCCGAGATCATGGCGCTGATCGGAAGGGACGGCGTATGA
- the folP gene encoding dihydropteroate synthase translates to MTVIMGAVNVTPDSFSDGGRYLQTDAAVAHGLQLRADGADILDIGGESTRPGAARIDPAEEQRRVLPVIRELAAAGAVISVDTMHASTAAASVEAGARIINDVAGGLADPDMLRVAADLDVDLVISHWRGHSDDMYAQARYDDVARDVTTELVDRLEAAAQAGIPPARIILDPGIGFAKRGIQNWQMLHGLPTLVGLGPRVLIGTSRKRFLADLLEEGGAGEASEARRDLATAVASVLGAQAGVWGVRVHDVAATRDALRVWQAWSNR, encoded by the coding sequence ATGACCGTGATCATGGGTGCCGTCAACGTCACCCCCGATTCGTTCAGCGACGGCGGTCGCTACCTGCAGACCGATGCCGCGGTCGCGCACGGACTGCAGCTGCGCGCCGACGGGGCCGACATCCTCGACATCGGCGGCGAGTCCACCCGACCCGGCGCCGCGCGTATCGACCCCGCCGAAGAGCAGCGCCGGGTGCTGCCGGTGATCCGCGAGCTGGCAGCGGCGGGCGCGGTCATCAGCGTCGACACCATGCACGCCTCGACCGCGGCCGCATCGGTCGAGGCCGGCGCGCGCATCATCAACGACGTCGCGGGAGGGCTGGCCGACCCCGACATGCTGCGGGTCGCCGCCGACCTCGACGTCGACCTGGTGATCAGCCACTGGCGGGGTCACTCCGACGACATGTACGCGCAGGCGCGATATGACGATGTCGCCCGCGACGTGACGACCGAACTCGTCGACCGGCTCGAGGCCGCCGCTCAGGCCGGGATTCCGCCGGCACGCATCATCCTCGATCCCGGCATCGGGTTCGCCAAGCGCGGCATCCAGAACTGGCAGATGCTGCACGGACTCCCCACGCTCGTCGGGCTCGGCCCACGGGTGCTCATCGGCACCAGCCGCAAGAGATTCCTCGCCGACCTGCTCGAAGAAGGCGGCGCGGGCGAGGCGAGCGAGGCGCGCCGTGACCTGGCCACCGCGGTGGCCAGCGTGCTGGGCGCGCAGGCGGGCGTCTGGGGAGTGCGCGTGCACGACGTGGCCGCCACCCGCGACGCCCTGCGGGTGTGGCAGGCCTGGAGCAACCGATGA
- the folB gene encoding dihydroneopterin aldolase, with amino-acid sequence MTDELDEITLHGLRAFGYHGVFPHERREGQIFVVDVTLRCDTRAAAASDDLADTVHYGDVATAVTQLVTGDPVDLIETLAARIADALLGFAGVHEAVVTVHKPDAPITVPFDDVTLTIRRRRG; translated from the coding sequence ATGACGGACGAACTCGACGAGATCACCCTGCACGGACTGCGCGCGTTCGGCTATCACGGCGTCTTTCCGCACGAGCGGCGTGAGGGGCAGATCTTCGTGGTCGATGTCACGCTGCGCTGCGACACCCGCGCGGCTGCGGCATCCGATGACCTCGCCGACACCGTGCACTACGGCGATGTCGCGACCGCGGTCACGCAGCTGGTGACCGGCGACCCGGTCGACCTGATCGAAACCCTCGCCGCGCGCATCGCTGACGCGCTGCTCGGCTTCGCCGGCGTGCACGAGGCCGTCGTCACGGTGCACAAGCCCGACGCGCCCATCACGGTGCCGTTCGACGATGTGACGCTCACGATTCGACGGAGGCGCGGATGA
- the folK gene encoding 2-amino-4-hydroxy-6-hydroxymethyldihydropteridine diphosphokinase: protein MNRRLAQGFTPTPVGVPVVVALGANLGDLHATLQAAVDELRALPLTDQVRVAEPITSVAIKPEGPDAAAPQYLNTVATLTTRLAPSVLLRALHEIENRHGRVRTERWGDRTLDLDIIAYGEVRSDDPALTLPHPRAAERSFVLDPWLTLDPDAELPGRGRVDALREGLAR from the coding sequence ATGAACCGGCGCCTTGCGCAGGGCTTCACACCCACGCCGGTCGGCGTGCCCGTGGTGGTGGCGCTGGGGGCGAACCTGGGCGATCTGCACGCGACCCTGCAGGCGGCCGTCGACGAGCTGCGGGCGCTGCCGCTGACCGATCAGGTGCGGGTGGCTGAGCCGATCACCTCGGTGGCGATCAAGCCCGAAGGGCCGGATGCCGCAGCCCCGCAGTACCTCAACACGGTCGCCACGCTCACCACGCGCTTGGCCCCGAGCGTGCTGCTGCGCGCGCTGCACGAGATCGAGAACCGGCACGGCCGTGTGCGCACCGAGCGTTGGGGAGACCGCACGCTCGACCTCGACATCATCGCCTACGGCGAGGTGCGCAGCGACGACCCCGCGCTGACCCTGCCGCATCCGCGAGCGGCCGAGCGCTCGTTCGTGCTCGACCCGTGGTTGACACTCGACCCCGATGCCGAGCTGCCCGGGCGCGGCCGGGTCGACGCGCTACGCGAGGGGCTGGCGCGATGA
- a CDS encoding DUF3180 domain-containing protein: protein MKRTGPASLIVAAVLGGGAGYLFDQLRTSAGRPTFTPQLSLPVLLLVLGAIVILLAVPIYRASHGHTSTPLNPFHAVRIAMLAKASSLVGAAFGGVAVGLILFLLTRPAEPSVGSLSALIGTAVSAVLLLVAGLVAEHLCTIRKDDDDKHTGAGAPGADDSRPDDAGGHYASH from the coding sequence ATGAAGCGCACGGGTCCCGCTTCGCTGATCGTCGCCGCCGTGCTCGGCGGCGGTGCCGGCTACCTGTTCGATCAGCTGCGTACCTCGGCCGGCCGGCCCACCTTCACCCCGCAACTGTCGCTGCCGGTGCTGCTGCTGGTGCTGGGGGCGATCGTCATTCTGCTCGCCGTGCCCATCTACCGCGCCAGTCACGGACACACGTCCACGCCGCTGAACCCCTTCCACGCGGTGCGCATAGCGATGCTCGCCAAGGCCTCGAGCCTGGTGGGCGCCGCGTTCGGCGGCGTGGCGGTCGGGCTCATCCTGTTTCTTCTGACGCGTCCGGCCGAGCCCTCGGTAGGCTCGTTGAGTGCACTGATCGGCACGGCGGTCAGCGCGGTGCTGCTGCTGGTGGCAGGCCTCGTGGCCGAGCACCTGTGCACGATCCGGAAGGACGACGATGACAAGCACACCGGAGCTGGGGCCCCAGGAGCCGACGACTCCCGCCCCGACGACGCCGGCGGACACTACGCCTCGCACTGA
- a CDS encoding PH domain-containing protein → MTSTPELGPQEPTTPAPTTPADTTPRTDESRDAAAAASGPDDVLDRDAFAQVLEPRSDKRLPLGDGTWHQLARAYVWVRLISQTALFVVVLAAAGIISALSGQFWLWIPAGIIAFIAAVTAAITPRQARSFGYQLRRDDLVFRRGILWQRLVAVPYGRMQLVDVTHGPLDRAFGIAQLKLVTAAASTGVSIPGLTQEAAERLRDTLVAVAETRRTGL, encoded by the coding sequence ATGACAAGCACACCGGAGCTGGGGCCCCAGGAGCCGACGACTCCCGCCCCGACGACGCCGGCGGACACTACGCCTCGCACTGACGAGTCGAGGGATGCCGCGGCCGCGGCATCCGGCCCCGACGACGTCCTGGACCGCGACGCGTTCGCGCAGGTGCTCGAGCCGCGCAGCGACAAGCGCCTTCCGCTCGGCGACGGCACCTGGCATCAGCTGGCCCGCGCCTATGTGTGGGTGCGGCTCATCTCGCAGACGGCGCTGTTCGTCGTCGTGCTGGCGGCCGCGGGCATCATCTCGGCGCTCAGCGGCCAGTTCTGGCTGTGGATCCCCGCCGGGATCATCGCGTTCATCGCCGCGGTGACCGCCGCCATCACCCCACGCCAGGCGCGCTCGTTCGGGTACCAGCTGCGTCGCGACGACCTGGTGTTCCGCCGCGGCATCCTCTGGCAGCGCCTGGTCGCGGTGCCCTACGGGCGCATGCAGCTGGTCGATGTCACGCACGGCCCGCTCGACCGGGCGTTCGGCATCGCGCAGCTCAAGCTCGTCACGGCCGCGGCATCCACCGGCGTCTCCATTCCCGGCCTCACGCAAGAGGCCGCCGAGCGGCTGCGCGACACGCTGGTCGCCGTCGCCGAAACCCGCAGGACCGGACTGTGA